Proteins encoded by one window of Streptomyces sp. LX-29:
- a CDS encoding GNAT family protein, with protein MLSSPLTAGAELCSLEPWQAAEFATFIDRHRAHLAPWLPWATSITDVDGARHFLQRYADAQRNDEGRLFAIRLDGALIGGTVFRIFDVPSGVCELGVWIAPEAQGRGLVTAAARRMIDWAFGVRGMARVEWRAAPHNLRSNVVAERLGMTREGVLREVFPLHGERQDLAVWSLLASEWRTAAG; from the coding sequence GTGCTCAGCTCGCCCCTCACCGCCGGCGCGGAACTGTGCTCCCTGGAGCCCTGGCAGGCCGCGGAGTTCGCCACCTTCATCGACCGCCACCGCGCCCACCTGGCCCCGTGGCTGCCCTGGGCGACCTCCATCACCGACGTGGACGGCGCCCGTCACTTCCTCCAGCGGTACGCCGACGCGCAGCGGAACGACGAGGGCAGGCTCTTCGCCATCCGGCTCGACGGCGCCCTGATCGGAGGCACCGTCTTCCGCATCTTCGACGTGCCGTCGGGCGTCTGTGAACTGGGGGTGTGGATCGCCCCCGAGGCCCAGGGCCGCGGGCTGGTCACGGCCGCCGCCCGGCGGATGATCGACTGGGCCTTCGGGGTGCGCGGCATGGCCCGCGTCGAGTGGCGGGCCGCGCCGCACAACCTGCGAAGCAACGTCGTCGCCGAGCGCCTGGGCATGACCCGTGAGGGAGTGCTGCGCGAGGTGTTCCCGCTGCACGGGGAGCGCCAGGACCTGGCGGTGTGGTCCCTCCTGGCCTCTGAGTGGCGGACAGCGGCCGGCTAG
- a CDS encoding glucose 1-dehydrogenase, translated as MKRFADKTVLITGGTSGIGFATARRLLDEGAYVVITGRHEARLDAAVARLDAAPDRVLAVRADVASLADLDRLMERVGAWRGGLDAVFANAGVGVFKPSEEMTEADFDHTIDVNLKGVFFTVTKALPLLRDRASIVLNASWTLHRGLPVASVYAASKAAVHNLARTMGAELAPRGIRINSVSPGYIDTEMYREFNSDPEAEARIVADIPLGALGHADEVASAVAFLASSDASYITGQDLVIDGGVLGSIPSQDSSQDPSQDSAQDAAQDAAQDAAQNPAQAPASAAASVSAKN; from the coding sequence ATGAAGCGATTCGCAGACAAGACCGTCCTGATCACCGGTGGCACCAGCGGCATCGGGTTCGCCACCGCCCGCCGACTCCTCGACGAGGGCGCGTACGTCGTCATCACCGGACGCCATGAAGCGCGCCTGGACGCGGCCGTGGCCCGCCTCGACGCCGCGCCGGATCGAGTCCTCGCGGTCCGCGCGGACGTGGCCTCCCTCGCCGATCTCGACAGGCTCATGGAGCGCGTCGGCGCCTGGCGCGGCGGCCTCGACGCGGTGTTCGCCAACGCCGGGGTCGGGGTCTTCAAGCCGAGCGAGGAGATGACCGAGGCCGACTTCGACCACACCATCGACGTCAACCTCAAGGGCGTCTTCTTCACCGTCACCAAGGCGCTGCCGCTGCTGCGGGACCGCGCTTCCATCGTCCTCAACGCCTCCTGGACGCTGCACCGCGGGCTGCCCGTCGCATCCGTCTACGCCGCCAGCAAGGCCGCAGTGCACAATCTCGCCCGCACCATGGGCGCCGAACTCGCCCCGCGCGGCATCCGGATCAACTCGGTGAGCCCTGGCTACATCGACACCGAGATGTACCGCGAGTTCAACTCCGACCCCGAGGCGGAGGCCCGCATCGTCGCCGACATCCCGCTGGGTGCCCTCGGCCACGCCGACGAGGTCGCGTCCGCCGTGGCCTTCCTGGCCTCGTCCGACGCCTCCTACATCACCGGTCAGGACCTGGTCATCGACGGTGGAGTCCTCGGCTCCATCCCGTCCCAGGACTCGTCCCAGGACCCGTCCCAGGACTCGGCGCAGGATGCAGCGCAGGACGCGGCGCAGGACGCGGCGCAGAACCCGGCCCAGGCCCCGGCCTCGGCCGCGGCCTCAGTCTCGGCGAAGAACTGA
- a CDS encoding TetR/AcrR family transcriptional regulator — translation MPARGDHEARRRDVSEAVWRVLGERGFDGLTLRAVAAELGASTGLVSHYFPSKRALMEHALEVAEDRTAHRPRRTPPSPGLPALRAALLDVLPLTEEMTRMSRAWVSSWDAALADPDLGAGQAARHRRWRAALREHIETAQRLGELPTAGDPEDLAATAAAFAHGLVVHALFEPGRYPPERQTALLDRFLDGFSR, via the coding sequence ATGCCGGCACGCGGCGACCACGAGGCCAGACGCCGAGACGTCTCGGAGGCGGTGTGGCGGGTGCTCGGTGAGCGGGGCTTCGACGGGCTGACGTTGCGTGCCGTCGCCGCCGAGCTGGGCGCCTCGACCGGCCTGGTCAGCCACTACTTCCCGAGCAAGCGCGCGCTGATGGAACATGCCTTGGAGGTCGCTGAGGACCGCACCGCCCACCGTCCCCGGCGGACCCCGCCCAGCCCCGGACTGCCCGCGCTGCGCGCCGCCCTGCTCGACGTGCTGCCGCTGACCGAGGAGATGACGCGGATGAGCCGGGCCTGGGTCAGCTCCTGGGACGCCGCCCTCGCCGACCCGGACCTGGGTGCCGGTCAGGCCGCACGCCACCGACGGTGGCGCGCGGCCCTCCGCGAGCACATCGAGACCGCGCAGCGGCTCGGCGAACTCCCCACGGCCGGCGACCCCGAGGACCTGGCCGCCACCGCGGCGGCCTTCGCGCACGGGCTCGTCGTCCACGCCCTGTTCGAACCCGGGCGCTACCCGCCGGAGCGCCAGACGGCGCTGCTCGACCGCTTTCTCGACGGCTTCTCGCGATGA